In Girardinichthys multiradiatus isolate DD_20200921_A chromosome 18, DD_fGirMul_XY1, whole genome shotgun sequence, a single window of DNA contains:
- the LOC124884443 gene encoding zona pellucida sperm-binding protein 3-like, whose translation MESRQLFVFSFLLACVSLGDALLHGMRPPSYWGTVMQTKSPVNPVKEPFSLFAKPVNGFHSKRILPAANQPEWTFPEVPMSPVNKQPVQLKVLEPVPSSRVAVRCGESKIHVEVKQDLLGIGKLIDPEEITLGGCPAAGIDHFSHVLLFESELHHCGSTLEVSQDGVIYAFKLLYHPKMWGMSPIIRSQRTEIDVECRYTY comes from the exons ATGGAGTCCAGGCAGTTGTTTGTatttagctttcttcttgcatgTGTCAGTCTGGGTGATGCGCTGCTGCATGGTATGAGACCACCAAGCTACTGGGGGACTGTGATGCAGACCAAGTCACCAGTGAACCCTGTAAAAGAGCCCTTTAGTCTGTTTGCTAAGCCAGTCAACGGGTTCCATTCCAAACGGATACTGCCTGCAGCCAACCAACCCGAATGGACGTTTCCAGAAGTTCCAATGTCTCCAGTGAACAAGCAGCCTGTCCAGTTGAAAGTGCTGGAACCAGTGCCATCCAGTCGGGTGGCTGTGAGGTGTGGGGAGAGTAAAATCCATGTGGAAGTGAAGCAGGACCTTCTGGGCATCGGCAAGCTGATAGATCCAGAGGAGATCACACTGGGTGGCTGTCCAGCTGCTGGTATTGATCACTTTTCTCATGTGCTGCTTTTTGAATCTGAGCTACATCACTGTGGCAGCACCCTGGAG GTATCCCAGGATGGTGTCATTTATGCCTTCAAGCTGCTCTACCACCCCAAGATGTGGGGCATGAGTCCCATCATAAGGAGCCAAAGAACAGAGATTGATGTGGAGTGTCGCTATACCTACTAA